A genomic window from Anthonomus grandis grandis chromosome 2, icAntGran1.3, whole genome shotgun sequence includes:
- the LOC126750467 gene encoding uncharacterized protein LOC126750467: MSILAERKRKQKWSLNPRGKLWSEDANKFGQKMLEKMGWSHGKGLGAKEDGRTEHIKVSYKNDSQGMGYKETDDQWTEHQTNFTALLETLGAKPKESEIKLSSLEIKSQNSKARVHYKKFTRGKDLSRCSEKDLANIFGKRCLKEANKQVKNEVEETKETQSDEQCNNRNFSHGGLISEYFKKKLPGFGNTNGFVVSNNGVLPKTDESDTEDKPSFGFGFTQDNSDIKNINNDLKHRRKRSSESESELNTNFGFGFNNRLECSTTHTKTSFVSYINGSSVEGESISKKKKDKKKRALDDSEENIEDTPKKKKLSIENIPDELPIKNKKDKSKKKNQEDCGLSNPAFDPMFSPSNIEKHVLEPIEETMDESLNDTASQVAKMFEVQVQINSEVTPVKHSSHEPEGGRKKKKRKDVADTVESNKPSVTSSDAIMDQSEDQETPRKKKKKSKVVVEEMDTTENVNTNSESKESKKKKKKLKAESTLEGTNDSLESAETEINTKKKKSKAKQSEGIDNPFFDSFVEEDQLASETIENPYEIQVKPKKNKRKKSDKSKDNFAIENPTFNGIDTSDPQDKKNEEFEVKRKSKSNKKAQVPKEEGGISNLAINLNDSLLENCDLMLNICTTPAQPNMSKAEEPGSIQKVKTAVERRKSVRFSDVTRERIIPCKEELENETLDDSRNIVELEGKLNDSADLSYIDKFIQKKKAKKNKGLDNEAFDQQASNIEENITAISKTLDSYQAEIENDINENKAKALEVEDIMVGEVGNPDGTNEKLSDGSVKLKFKYASFRKSAPYLQNLTGAKKSYKHLIKGDIVLDFKESNLHEIDGYAVAKAS, translated from the exons atgtcgatACTTGCTGAAAGAAAACGGAAACAGAAATGGTCCCTAAATCCCAGAGGAAAACTTTGGTCTGAAG ATGCCAACAAGTTTGGCCaaaaaatgctggaaaaaaTGGGTTGGTCTCATGGGAAAGGTCTAGGAGCCAAAGAAGATGGACGTACAGAACATATCAAAGTTAGTTATAAAAATGATTCACAAG GTATGGGTTACAAAGAAACTGATGACCAGTGGACAGAGCATCAAACTAACTTTACTGCTCTTCTAGAAACCCTAGGTGCAAAACCCAAAGAATCAGAAATTAAATTGAGCTCTTTGGAAATTAAGTCTCAAAATTCCAAGGCAAGAGTACACTATAAGAAATTTACAAGGGGTAAAGACTTGAGTAGATGTTCTGAAAAAGACTTGGCTAATATATTTGGCAAAagatgtttaaaagaggcaaacAAACAGGTGAAAAATGAAGTTGAAGAAACTAAAGAGACCCAATCTGATGAGCAATGTAATAATAGAAACTTTTCACATGGTGGTTTAAtatctgaatattttaaaaagaaactgcCAGGCTTTGGTAATACTAATGGTTTTGTTGTTAGTAACAATGGAGTTTTACCAAAGACTGATGAATCAGATACTGAAGACAAGCCAAGTTTTGGCTTTGGTTTCACACAAGATAATTCtgacattaaaaatataaacaatgacTTGAAACATAGAAGAAAACGATCATCTGAGTCAGAAAGtgaattaaatacaaattttggaTTTGGATTTAACAATAGACTCGAATGTTccacaacacatactaaaaccTCCTTTGTTTCATATATAAATGGAAGTTCAGTCGAAGGAGAATCAATcagcaaaaagaaaaaagacaaGAAAAAAAGAGCACTAGATGATTCTGAAGAGAATATTGAAGACACTCCTAAGAAGAAAAAGTTAAGCATAGAAAATATACCAGATGAGTTgcccattaaaaataaaaaagataaatccaaaaagaaaaatcagGAAGATTGTGGATTATCAAATCCAGCATTTGATCCAATGTTTTCGCCTTCTAATATAGAAAAACATGTATTGGAACCAATTGAGGAAACCATGGATGAATCATTAAATGATACAGCCAGTCAGGTAGCTAAAATGTTTGAAGTTCAAGTACAAATTAATAGTGAAGTTACTCCAGTAAAACATAGCAGCCATGAACCAGAAGGTGgaaggaagaaaaaaaagagaaaag atgtCGCTGATACAGTTGAAAGCAATAAACCTTCTGTTACTTCTTCAGATGCAATAATGGATCAGTCAGAAGACCAAGAAACTCCaaggaaaaagaagaaaaaatcgAAAGTTGTTGTTGAAGAAATGGACACTACAGAAAATGTTAACACCAATAGTGAATCTAAAGAAagcaagaaaaagaaaaaaaaattgaaagctgAAAGTACCTTGGAAGGTACAAATGATTCTCTAGAAAGCGCTGAAActgaaataaatacaaaaaagaagaaatctAAAGCAAAACAATCTGAAGGCATTGATAACCCTTTTTTTGATAGCTTTGTAGAAGAAGATCAACTAGCTTCTGAGACAATTGAAAACCCTTATGAAATTCAAGTGAAAccaaaaaagaataaaagaaaaaaaagcgaTAAAAGTAAAGATAATTTTGCTATAGAAAATCCTACTTTTAACGGAATAGATACTTCAGATCCGcaggataaaaaaaatgaagagtTTGAAGTAAAAcgaaaatcaaaatcaaataagAAGGCCCAAGTGCCAAAGGAAGAGGGCGGCATTAGTAATcttgctattaatttaaatgattctTTATTAGAAAATTGTGATTTGATGCTTAATATCTGTACAACACCTGCACAGCCTAACATGTCCAAGGCCGAAGAGCCAGGAAGcatacaaaaagtaaaaactgccgTGGAGCGACGGAAGAGTGTTAGATTTAGTGACGTAACACGAGAGAGAATTATCCCCTGTAAAGAAGAACTTGAGAATGAAACTTTGGATGACAGCAGAAATATTGTGGAACTTGAAGGCAAGTTAAATGATAGCGCAGATTTGTCCTATATAGATAAGTTCATCCaaaaaaagaaagcaaaaaagAATAAAGGACTTGATAATGAAGCTTTTGACCAACAAGCCAGTaatatagaagaaaatattACCGCAATATCAAAAACCTTAGATAGCTATCAAGCAGAAATCGAAAATGATATCAACGAAAACAAAGCAAAAGCATTAGAAGTCGAAGATATAATGGTTGGCGAAGTGGGTAATCCAGACGGCACCAATGAAAAATTATCGGATGGTAGCGTTAAGCTGAAGTTTAAATATGCCAGTTTTAGGAAAAGTGCACCATACCTTCAGAACTTGACCGGCGCGAAAAAGTCTTATAAGCATCTTATTAAGGGAGATATAGTATTGGATTTTAAAGAATCAAATTTGCATGAAATTGATGGATATGCAGTGGCTAAAGCTAGTTAG
- the LOC126750717 gene encoding proteasome subunit beta type-3, producing MSILAYNGGAMVAMKGENCVAIAADRRFGIQAQTLATNFEKIFEMGPHLYVGLPGLATDTQTVFEKLRFRKNLYELKENRSMSPKVFSAMLSHMLYEKRFGPFFVEPVVAGLDPKTYEPFICNMDLIGCINQPKDFVVGGTASAQLYGMCEALWEPNLGPDDLFETTSQALINAFDRDAISGWGATVYVIEKDKVTIKNLKTRMD from the exons ATG tCAATTCTAGCATATAATGGGGGTGCCATGGTAGCCATGAAGGGGGAAAATTGTGTGGCCATAGCTGCTGACAGGAGGTTTGGTATTCAAGCACAAACACTGGCCACTAATTTTGAAAAGATTTTTGAGATGGGACCTCATCTCTATGTAGGTCTCCCAGGCCTTGCTACTGACACTCAGACAGTCTTTGAGAAATTGCGCTTTAGAAAAAATCTCTATGAACTAAAAGAAAATCGTTCTATGTCCCCAAAAGTCTTTAGTGCTATGTTGTCTCATATGTTATATGAAAAACGTTTTGGCCCATTTTTTGTCGAGCCTGTTGTAGCTGGATTAGATCCCAAGACATATGAACCTTTTATTTGTAATATGGATCTAATAGGATGCATTAATCAGCCTAAAGACTTTGTCGTTGGAGGTACAGCATCTGCACAGTTGTATGGTATGTGTGAAGCATTGTGGGAACCAAACTTAGGACCAGATGATTTGTTTGAAACAACTTCTCAGGCTTTAATAAATGCATTTGATAGAGATGCTATATCTGGTTGGGGCGCAACTGTTTATGTTat tgaAAAAGACAAGGTTACCATCAAGAACTTAAAGACCAGGATGgattaa
- the LOC126750168 gene encoding uncharacterized protein LOC126750168 — MAKLEHFGVRGKLLDLIKALRNERFYQVIVNGELSSPHRVSSGVIQGSVVGPVLFTSYLFDLVGFIKMDTSLFADDCKIYANSLTSAALLQADLQNVEMWSRQWGMKLNTSKCTVLRIGPDNPDNEYFLDGCALKSVNEQNDLGVLITSDLKWERHITRICKKANSLVYLIKQAFRDHSIEMISTLYKSYIRPKIQYAFVVWNPKEDIDQLEKLQRKVTKIPYELSEMPYPEKLIRFGLTTLRERRHRGDLIETYKITSAIWRTFSTIVKTIISEDIQGSLKKKERQNFPEKTL, encoded by the coding sequence ATGGCAAAGCTGGAGCATTTTGGAGTCAGAGGAAAGCTGCTTGATCTGATCAAGGCATTACGGAATGAGAGATTCTACCAGGTTATAGTCAATGGGGAGCTGTCCAGTCCACATCGAGTGAGCAGCGGCGTTATCCAGGGATCGGTAGTTGGCCCAGTgctttttacatcatatttgTTTGATCTAGTTGGATTTATAAAGATGGACACAAGTCTGTTTGCAGATGACTGCAAAATATATGCTAATTCTCTAACCAGCGCAGCGCTGCTCCAGGCAGACCTGCAAAATGTTGAGATGTGGTCAAGGCAATGGGGTATGAAACTAAACACATCCAAATGCACAGTGTTGAGGATCGGTCCAGATAATCCTGATAATGAATATTTTCTGGATGGATGTGCCTTAAAATCAGTGAACGAACAAAATGATCTAGGAGTCCTAATAACATCAGACCTAAAATGGGAACGTCATATAACCagaatttgtaaaaaagcaAACTCGCTAGTCTATCTGATAAAGCAAGCTTTTAGGGACCATTCTATTGAAATGATATCCACTCTATACAAAAGTTACATAAGACCAAAAATACAATATGCCTTTGTTGTATGGAACCCAAAAGAAGATATAGACCAATTGGAGAAATTACAGCGCAAAGTAACAAAAATCCCTTACGAATTAAGCGAGATGCCATATCCAGAAAAATTAATCAGGTTTGGGTTGACCACTCTCAGAGAGCGAAGACATAGAGGCGATCTCATCGAAACCTACAAGATTACCAGTGCAATTTGGCGAACCTTTTCCACTATAGTGAAAACCATCATCTCCGAGGACATACAAGGAAgcttaaaaaagaaagaacggCAAAACTTCCCAGAAAAAACTTTGTAA